The following coding sequences are from one Humulus lupulus chromosome X, drHumLupu1.1, whole genome shotgun sequence window:
- the LOC133803596 gene encoding uncharacterized protein LOC133803596 yields MSTPNIFDMYQAEEEEEVPQLQRRSKKRTGETSRGPSAKKSRPEDLPQGTPTGQSPAPTGRTPTPPPAPSEQQNTPARSNPPPAPAREHLSREEAHEARLVSHTIRSAKDRIERIGRGERVGAAMIQAVELPVDQILNRTLNEISSALLSAITARTRAQAYFEQIEAKVLEKHQVKAAEELSAVEAKHAKELGTVVRERDAAVTKLSAAEAAKDAAVKLREEYRSYNKTHLREIKHLEGVVKSKDETIATLEGKVQQSELDNSKNLEKYKRETLRCFYNFWKHNQGADFSYLSEEVRVAKLARCAA; encoded by the exons atgtcgactcccaatatctttgacatgtaccaggccgaagaggaagaggaagtccctcaacttcaacggaggtcaaagaaacgaactggtgaaaccagtcgaggcccttcagccaagaagagtcgaccagaagaccttcctcagggcactccaaccgggcaaagtcctgcgccaactgggcgaactcctacccctcctccagctccttctgaacagcaaaacacccctgctcggtccaatcctccacctgcgcctgctagggagcatctttctcgcgaagaggctcatgaggccaggctcgtgagccataccattcgatccgctaaggatcgaattgaacggattggcagaggtgagcgtgttggggccgccatgatccaagctgtagagctaccagtcgatcagatcctgaacaggactctgaacgagatctccagc gccttactttctgccattactgctcgtacccgagcccaggcctactttgagcagattgaggctaaagttctcgagaaacatcaggtgaaggcggctgaggagctttcggctgttgaagccaaacatgctaaggagttggggacggtggtccgagagcgggatgcagcggtgaccaaactgtccgcggctgaagctgctaaagatgcagcggttaagctgagggaagagtaccggtcgtacaataaaactcatctccgcgagatcaagcatctggagggggtagtcaagtctaaggacgagactattgccactctcgagggcaaggtgcagcagtcggagcttgacaactccaagaatctggaaaagtacaagagggagacactccgatgtttctataacttttggaaacacaatcagggtgctgactttagctacctttcagaggaggtcagagttgcgaagttggctcggtgcgctgcttaa